From the Rhizobium brockwellii genome, one window contains:
- a CDS encoding ABC transporter permease has product MNFTWISSYWPLLLTGAWQTVCLLVISVVFGFAIAIGLAFAQVSGGRLTRLLARSYCTFFRGTPLLIQLWLLYYGVGSLLPMVPGVRQSLFWPILREGFFFAAVSFTLNYAAYEAEVLRGALLAVPKGELEAGRAFGLSPWMLVRRIWLPRAIRIALPTIAGEIVMQLKATPLAFTVTVMDLYAVANKVRQDTLLVYEPLLVVTLFYLALTAVIARVFRSLEAQVPVRR; this is encoded by the coding sequence ATGAATTTCACCTGGATCTCTTCCTATTGGCCGCTGCTTCTGACCGGCGCCTGGCAGACCGTTTGCCTGCTGGTGATCTCCGTGGTGTTCGGCTTCGCCATCGCCATAGGCCTCGCGTTTGCGCAGGTCAGCGGCGGCAGGCTGACGCGGCTCTTGGCGCGCAGTTACTGCACCTTCTTTCGCGGCACGCCGCTGCTGATACAGCTATGGCTTCTCTACTACGGGGTGGGCTCGCTGCTGCCCATGGTCCCCGGTGTCCGCCAGAGCCTGTTCTGGCCGATCCTGCGCGAGGGCTTCTTCTTCGCCGCCGTCAGTTTTACCCTGAACTATGCAGCCTATGAGGCGGAGGTGTTGCGCGGCGCGCTGCTTGCCGTTCCCAAGGGCGAGCTCGAAGCGGGCCGGGCCTTCGGCCTGTCGCCCTGGATGCTGGTCCGCCGCATCTGGCTGCCGCGCGCCATTCGCATCGCCCTGCCGACGATTGCGGGAGAGATCGTCATGCAGCTCAAGGCGACGCCGCTCGCCTTTACGGTGACGGTGATGGATCTCTATGCCGTGGCAAACAAGGTTCGGCAGGACACGCTGCTCGTCTATGAACCGCTGCTGGTCGTCACCCTCTTCTATCTCGCGCTGACCGCCGTAATCGCCCGCGTCTTCCGAAGTCTCGAAGCGCAGGTGCCGGTTCGCCGCTAG
- a CDS encoding homocysteine S-methyltransferase family protein: MSTMRILDGGMSRELLRLGAELKQPEWSALALINAPDIVRKVHQEFIAAGSEVVTTNSYALVPFHIGEDRFWKEGAALIRLAGRLAREAADSVTDRKVLVAGSLPPIFGSYEPQNFQPSRVQDYLEVLVENLSPFVDVWLGETLSLIAEAEAVRKAVAASGKPFWISFTLVDDEAAIRGGEPKLRSEERVEDAASWAGSSGAEALLFNCSKPEVMQAAVETAARVFRTMDARIEIGVYANAFEGEQGEAAANEGLHKTRNDLNDDAYSRYACSWAEAGATIIGGCCGIGAAHIHRLKKTLLD; the protein is encoded by the coding sequence ATGAGCACGATGCGAATTCTCGATGGCGGCATGAGCCGCGAACTGTTGCGGCTGGGCGCCGAGCTGAAACAACCGGAATGGTCGGCATTGGCGCTGATCAATGCGCCGGATATCGTCCGTAAGGTTCACCAGGAATTCATCGCTGCCGGCTCTGAGGTCGTTACGACAAACAGCTATGCGCTCGTGCCCTTTCATATTGGTGAGGACCGGTTCTGGAAGGAGGGGGCGGCGCTGATCCGTCTCGCCGGTCGCTTGGCGCGCGAGGCGGCTGATTCTGTCACGGATCGGAAGGTGCTGGTTGCCGGCTCGCTGCCGCCGATCTTCGGCTCATACGAGCCGCAGAACTTTCAGCCTTCACGGGTGCAGGATTATCTCGAGGTGCTTGTCGAAAATCTTTCTCCCTTCGTCGATGTATGGCTCGGTGAGACGTTAAGCCTGATTGCCGAGGCAGAGGCTGTCCGCAAGGCGGTGGCGGCATCAGGCAAGCCGTTCTGGATTTCGTTCACATTGGTCGATGACGAGGCAGCGATAAGGGGCGGCGAACCGAAGCTGCGCTCCGAAGAAAGGGTCGAGGACGCGGCATCCTGGGCGGGTTCATCGGGCGCCGAAGCCCTCTTGTTCAATTGCAGCAAGCCTGAGGTCATGCAGGCGGCGGTGGAGACCGCGGCGCGCGTGTTCCGGACAATGGACGCGCGCATCGAAATCGGCGTCTATGCCAATGCCTTCGAAGGGGAGCAAGGCGAGGCAGCCGCCAATGAAGGCCTGCATAAGACCCGCAACGACCTAAATGACGATGCCTACTCGCGCTATGCCTGCTCCTGGGCTGAGGCCGGCGCGACCATCATCGGCGGCTGCTGCGGCATTGGCGCCGCCCATATCCATCGCCTGAAGAAGACGCTTTTGGATTGA
- a CDS encoding MarR family winged helix-turn-helix transcriptional regulator: MRKTAPPLRQEDYEALADLRFALRQFMDFSASAAQSEGLPPQQHQALLAIKGQRGDAMTIGMLAERLIIAPHTATELVGRLSDAGLVERHADPADRRRQTVLLTDKADALLTRLSAVHLSEIREMAPKLIELLLELQKTASNTK, encoded by the coding sequence TTGAGGAAGACCGCGCCGCCGCTGAGACAGGAGGATTACGAGGCTCTCGCCGACCTCAGATTCGCGCTTCGCCAGTTCATGGACTTCAGCGCCTCGGCCGCCCAGTCGGAGGGATTGCCCCCGCAGCAGCATCAGGCCCTTTTGGCGATCAAGGGACAACGTGGCGATGCCATGACCATCGGCATGCTGGCCGAGCGGCTGATCATCGCGCCGCATACGGCGACCGAGCTTGTCGGGCGGTTGTCGGATGCCGGACTGGTCGAACGTCATGCCGATCCGGCCGACAGGCGCCGCCAGACGGTTCTTCTGACGGATAAGGCGGACGCGCTTCTGACGCGACTGAGCGCCGTCCACCTTTCGGAAATCAGGGAGATGGCCCCGAAGTTGATCGAGCTTCTGCTCGAGCTCCAGAAGACGGCGTCAAACACCAAATGA
- a CDS encoding chloride channel protein, whose protein sequence is MAQHPPNNRPHDFTGGLSRREAGDFTTDRRVLLLVGMSIIVGTAGAFAAWCLVSLIALVTNVIWFGEIGIQPASLAAVPRSLWVVLVPPFGGLVIGLMARFGSEKIRGHGIPEAIEAILIGGSRMSPKVAVLKPMSSAISIGTGGPFGAEGPIIMTGGAIGSLFAQFFHMSAAERKTLLVAGAAAGMTAIFGSPIAAVMLAVELLLFEWKPRSFIPVAVAACVSICWRPLLFGVGPLFPTHFQVTLPWWGIFACAAMGIISGLQSGLLTTLLYRIEDLFEASPIQWMWWPALGGLVIGLGGLIEPRAMGVGYDIIDGLLNNRLLAPAVMSILLMKTIIWLFALSSGTSGGVLAPLLIFGGALGWLVGLVMPGNDPGFWALLGMAAMMGGTMRAPLTGTFFAMEITGDVSTLVPLLAATVVAYAVTVLLLRRSILTEKIARRGQHITREYGVDPFELSRAREIMISDVDTLPVAMTVGEACDFFASQQKTHRIYPVVDATGRLAGVVSRADALLWQGNSDLASQTLAENVTDDSVPVGHPDDTVAFIADLMLSTGDGRIPIVDPTSGKLCGLIARKDLLRLCSSYRSAELDRRPYLTAGSKSKSR, encoded by the coding sequence ATGGCGCAGCATCCACCAAACAACCGGCCGCACGATTTCACCGGCGGTCTTTCCCGGCGCGAGGCCGGCGATTTCACCACCGACAGGCGGGTCCTCCTCCTGGTCGGCATGTCCATCATTGTCGGCACGGCCGGTGCGTTTGCCGCCTGGTGTCTCGTCAGCCTCATCGCGCTGGTGACGAATGTCATCTGGTTCGGAGAGATCGGCATCCAGCCCGCCTCTCTGGCTGCGGTGCCGCGCTCGCTGTGGGTGGTGCTGGTTCCGCCGTTCGGCGGGCTCGTCATCGGATTGATGGCCCGTTTCGGGTCGGAGAAGATCCGCGGCCACGGCATTCCCGAGGCGATCGAGGCCATCCTGATCGGCGGCAGCCGGATGTCGCCGAAGGTCGCGGTCCTCAAGCCCATGTCATCGGCGATTTCCATCGGAACCGGCGGCCCGTTCGGCGCCGAGGGGCCGATCATCATGACCGGCGGTGCGATCGGATCGCTGTTCGCGCAATTCTTTCACATGAGCGCTGCAGAGCGGAAAACGCTGCTCGTCGCCGGCGCGGCCGCCGGCATGACGGCGATTTTCGGTTCGCCGATCGCCGCGGTCATGCTGGCGGTCGAACTGCTGTTGTTCGAATGGAAGCCGCGCAGCTTCATTCCCGTCGCCGTTGCTGCCTGCGTGTCGATCTGCTGGCGCCCGCTGCTGTTCGGCGTCGGCCCGCTGTTCCCGACCCACTTTCAGGTGACCTTGCCCTGGTGGGGTATTTTCGCCTGCGCGGCGATGGGGATCATCTCCGGCCTGCAATCGGGATTGCTGACGACGCTGCTCTACCGGATCGAGGACCTGTTCGAAGCCTCGCCGATCCAATGGATGTGGTGGCCCGCACTCGGCGGTCTCGTCATCGGTCTCGGCGGCCTGATCGAACCGCGGGCCATGGGCGTCGGCTACGACATCATCGATGGCTTGCTCAACAACCGGCTGCTCGCCCCGGCGGTGATGTCGATCCTGCTGATGAAGACGATCATCTGGCTGTTTGCCCTGTCGTCGGGCACCTCCGGTGGCGTGCTTGCGCCGCTCCTCATCTTCGGCGGGGCTCTCGGATGGCTGGTCGGTCTTGTCATGCCGGGCAATGATCCCGGCTTCTGGGCGCTGCTCGGAATGGCGGCGATGATGGGTGGAACCATGCGTGCACCGCTGACGGGCACTTTCTTTGCGATGGAGATCACCGGCGACGTCAGCACGCTCGTTCCGCTGCTTGCCGCAACCGTGGTGGCCTATGCCGTCACCGTCCTTCTGCTGCGCCGCTCGATCCTCACCGAGAAGATCGCCCGCCGCGGTCAGCACATCACCCGCGAATATGGCGTCGACCCGTTCGAACTGTCGCGCGCAAGGGAGATTATGATCAGCGATGTCGACACGCTTCCCGTCGCCATGACGGTGGGAGAGGCGTGCGATTTCTTCGCCTCGCAGCAGAAAACGCACCGGATCTATCCGGTGGTCGATGCGACAGGCAGGCTGGCCGGCGTCGTATCGAGGGCCGACGCTCTGCTCTGGCAGGGGAATTCGGACCTCGCCAGTCAGACGCTCGCGGAAAACGTGACGGATGATTCCGTTCCGGTGGGGCATCCTGATGATACGGTCGCATTCATCGCGGATCTGATGCTGTCTACCGGCGACGGACGCATTCCGATAGTCGATCCGACCTCAGGGAAATTATGCGGCCTGATCGCCCGCAAGGATCTGCTGCGGTTGTGCAGTTCCTACAGGTCAGCGGAACTGGATCGGCGCCCGTATCTCACCGCCGGCTCGAAGAGCAAGTCGCGGTAG
- a CDS encoding ABC transporter ATP-binding protein, whose amino-acid sequence MSIAEGTRRGEVTISHLSKSYRLNGTPLQVLRDVNLYVRSGESLAIVGASGSGKTTLLRVLAGLEDSDTGEVLVDGKAVRGVGAERAVIFQEPRLLPWLTVLDNVAFGLETSGLSREQARGRARHYVKLVGLQQFEAAYPRQLSGGMAQRVGIARALAVQPEILLLDEPLGALDAMTKIGMQQELARIWRDEDVTTILVTHDLEEAIYLADRILILPREKGGEPRLIEIDLPRPRDRSAPEFVRHREELLNLFGLH is encoded by the coding sequence ATGAGCATCGCCGAGGGCACGCGTCGCGGAGAGGTGACGATTAGTCACCTCTCCAAATCCTACAGGTTGAACGGGACACCTCTACAGGTTCTCAGGGATGTCAACCTCTACGTCCGCTCCGGCGAAAGCCTCGCCATCGTCGGCGCCAGCGGCTCGGGCAAAACGACCCTGCTCAGGGTTCTGGCCGGCCTTGAGGATTCCGACACGGGCGAGGTTCTCGTCGATGGCAAGGCGGTGCGAGGCGTCGGCGCAGAGCGCGCCGTCATCTTTCAGGAACCGCGCCTTCTGCCCTGGCTGACCGTGCTCGACAATGTGGCCTTCGGGCTGGAAACTAGCGGCCTGTCGCGTGAGCAGGCGAGGGGACGGGCGCGCCATTATGTCAAGCTCGTCGGCCTGCAGCAGTTCGAGGCTGCCTATCCCCGGCAGCTCTCCGGCGGCATGGCCCAGCGCGTCGGCATCGCCCGGGCTCTGGCCGTCCAGCCGGAAATCCTGCTGCTCGACGAACCGCTCGGCGCGCTCGACGCGATGACCAAGATCGGCATGCAGCAGGAACTCGCACGGATCTGGCGCGATGAGGATGTGACGACCATCCTCGTTACCCATGATCTCGAGGAGGCCATCTATCTGGCCGACCGGATCCTCATCCTGCCACGGGAAAAGGGCGGCGAGCCGCGTCTGATCGAAATCGATCTGCCCCGGCCCCGCGACCGCAGCGCACCGGAATTCGTTCGACACCGCGAAGAGTTGCTGAACCTGTTCGGGCTGCATTAA
- a CDS encoding ABC transporter substrate-binding protein, with protein sequence MTFHPRHLLLPAVIALGLTSPAAAADTVKLRYLASQGGLAAHELAAELGYFEGTGITLENVGYAQGGPASLIALASGDVEIGSAATSAVLNSIIGGNDFVAAYPSNGINDEVQSTFYVLEDSPIKNIKDIAGKSIAVNTLGAHLDYTIREALHSVGLPADAANQLVVPGPQLEQVLRSKQVDIAAFGYWQTTFEGAALKNGGLRPIFDDTDVLGDIAGGFVVLRRDFAREHPEAAKIFVEQSARALDYAREHPEETKRILAKALSERGENADIAQYFRGYGVRAGGLPVERDIQFWIDVLVREGKLKEGQLAAKDILLTADAKPASN encoded by the coding sequence ATGACATTCCATCCCCGCCACCTTCTCCTGCCGGCAGTGATTGCTCTCGGCCTAACCTCACCCGCCGCGGCCGCCGATACGGTGAAGCTGCGCTATCTCGCCAGCCAGGGTGGTCTTGCCGCTCATGAACTCGCCGCCGAACTCGGCTACTTCGAAGGAACGGGCATCACGCTGGAAAATGTCGGCTACGCCCAGGGCGGCCCGGCCTCCCTGATCGCCCTGGCATCGGGTGATGTCGAGATCGGCAGCGCCGCAACTTCCGCCGTCCTGAATTCGATCATCGGCGGCAATGATTTCGTCGCCGCCTATCCCTCAAACGGCATCAATGACGAGGTCCAGTCGACCTTCTACGTGCTGGAAGACAGCCCGATCAAAAATATCAAGGACATTGCCGGCAAGAGCATCGCCGTCAATACACTTGGCGCACATCTCGACTATACCATCCGCGAAGCCTTGCATTCCGTCGGCCTGCCGGCGGACGCAGCCAATCAGCTTGTCGTTCCCGGGCCGCAGCTTGAGCAGGTGCTGCGCTCCAAGCAGGTCGATATTGCCGCCTTCGGCTACTGGCAGACGACCTTCGAGGGGGCTGCGCTGAAGAATGGTGGCCTGCGGCCGATTTTCGACGATACCGACGTGCTTGGAGACATCGCCGGGGGCTTCGTGGTCCTGCGCCGTGATTTCGCTCGCGAACATCCTGAAGCTGCAAAGATTTTCGTCGAGCAGTCGGCGCGCGCGCTCGACTACGCCCGCGAACATCCGGAGGAAACCAAGAGGATCCTCGCCAAGGCGCTCAGTGAACGGGGCGAGAATGCTGATATCGCACAGTATTTCCGCGGCTATGGCGTGCGTGCCGGAGGCCTGCCGGTCGAGCGCGACATCCAGTTCTGGATCGACGTCCTCGTTCGCGAAGGCAAGCTGAAGGAAGGCCAGCTGGCGGCCAAGGACATCCTCTTGACCGCCGACGCCAAGCCGGCAAGCAACTGA
- a CDS encoding ABC transporter permease: MSYEINQVLPRSFGRLKNSESHISTLASQVRGVLASLLPRYGLLIGFLLFWQVSSTRGWVNPAIFPPLDVILSALWTNLANGALMDDIAISLQRSGTAFAFAVAIGIPLGLFMGQIRAVEQALDPILQLFRQTSALALYPVFILLLGLGETSKIFVIFWATLFPVLLATIGGVKEVDKKLIEMARTYGAGPLTIFRRVILPASVPAIFVGLRLSATTALLLLIAAEMIGANKGIGFQVMNAQYNFQIPLMFAAILLLAFLGLAANALLVLLQRRLCRWSQPSR, translated from the coding sequence ATGTCCTATGAAATCAACCAGGTTCTTCCGAGAAGCTTTGGCCGCCTGAAAAACAGCGAAAGCCATATTTCCACTCTCGCCTCGCAAGTGCGCGGGGTGCTCGCATCGCTTTTGCCGCGCTACGGCCTTCTCATCGGCTTCCTCTTATTCTGGCAGGTGTCGAGCACCAGGGGCTGGGTCAATCCCGCTATCTTCCCGCCCCTAGACGTGATCCTGTCCGCTCTTTGGACCAATCTGGCCAACGGCGCGCTGATGGATGACATCGCCATCAGCCTGCAGCGATCCGGAACCGCCTTCGCCTTTGCCGTCGCGATCGGCATTCCGCTCGGCCTGTTCATGGGCCAGATTCGTGCGGTCGAACAGGCGCTCGATCCGATCCTGCAGCTCTTTCGCCAGACCTCGGCGCTCGCGCTCTATCCGGTCTTCATCCTGCTGCTCGGCCTCGGCGAAACATCGAAGATCTTCGTGATCTTCTGGGCCACACTGTTTCCGGTGCTGCTCGCTACGATCGGCGGCGTCAAGGAGGTGGACAAGAAGCTCATCGAGATGGCGCGGACCTATGGCGCCGGACCGCTGACCATCTTCCGCCGTGTCATCCTGCCGGCGTCGGTACCAGCGATCTTTGTCGGCCTGCGTCTTTCGGCGACGACTGCGCTTCTCCTGCTGATTGCCGCCGAGATGATCGGCGCCAACAAGGGCATCGGCTTCCAGGTCATGAACGCCCAGTACAATTTCCAGATCCCGCTGATGTTTGCGGCGATCCTTCTGCTCGCCTTCCTGGGGCTTGCCGCCAATGCCTTGCTCGTTCTGCTGCAGCGTCGCCTCTGCCGCTGGTCTCAGCCGAGCCGCTGA
- a CDS encoding LLM class flavin-dependent oxidoreductase, with amino-acid sequence MTRKIRLGAFLPGGGQHVASWRHPDQPADGATSFEFHKRLALTAERGLFDAYFLADGLAVGFGGAREGGNARVAGFEPVTLFSALAPFTTHLGFIATSSTTYEEPYTTARKFASLDLISEGRAGWNVVTTTGDLTAQNFNRDTQLPHADRYRRAAEHVDVVRKLWESFEDDAFIRDKQSGVFFDPAKLHDTDHRGEHFSVRGPLNVSRSPQGHPVIVQAGQSEDGRGLAAATAEVIFTAHQHIETAQDFYRDIKARARALGRNPDHILVMPGVSAFVGRTEAEAREKYDRLTSLIVEEDGIGLLNGLTGGTLDLHGYDLDGPLPPAPPTEGMKSRQALIRQIADENNFTIRQLYQWIASARGHYTIVGTPEQIADTLQKWFENEAADGFNILPPWLPTALDDFVDLVIPELQRRGLFRTAYEGKTLRENLGLPFPTNRWAAEQAALQAAE; translated from the coding sequence ATGACACGGAAAATCAGGCTTGGGGCATTTCTTCCCGGTGGCGGACAGCATGTTGCGTCATGGCGGCATCCCGACCAGCCGGCAGACGGCGCGACCAGTTTCGAGTTTCACAAACGACTTGCCTTGACGGCTGAGCGTGGCCTCTTCGATGCATATTTCCTCGCCGACGGGCTGGCTGTCGGTTTTGGCGGTGCGCGTGAAGGCGGCAACGCCCGCGTGGCCGGCTTCGAACCCGTGACATTGTTCTCGGCCCTTGCGCCTTTCACCACCCATCTCGGCTTTATCGCCACGTCCTCGACCACCTACGAAGAGCCTTACACGACCGCCCGCAAATTCGCCTCGCTGGACCTGATCTCGGAGGGCCGTGCCGGCTGGAATGTCGTCACCACGACGGGCGACCTGACGGCACAGAACTTCAATCGCGATACCCAGCTTCCGCATGCCGACCGATATCGCCGCGCCGCCGAGCACGTCGATGTTGTCCGCAAGCTCTGGGAAAGCTTCGAGGACGACGCGTTCATCCGGGACAAGCAATCCGGCGTCTTCTTCGATCCGGCGAAGCTGCACGACACCGATCACCGCGGCGAACATTTCAGCGTGCGCGGTCCGCTCAACGTGTCGCGATCACCGCAGGGTCATCCCGTCATCGTCCAGGCCGGGCAATCCGAAGATGGACGCGGGCTCGCCGCAGCAACGGCCGAAGTCATCTTCACCGCCCATCAGCATATCGAAACCGCCCAGGACTTCTATCGAGATATCAAGGCACGCGCCCGCGCTCTCGGCCGAAACCCCGATCATATCCTCGTCATGCCCGGCGTATCCGCTTTCGTCGGCAGGACCGAGGCGGAGGCGCGCGAGAAATACGACCGTCTGACGTCGCTCATCGTCGAAGAGGACGGGATCGGCCTCCTCAATGGCCTGACCGGTGGCACGCTCGACCTGCACGGCTATGACCTCGACGGCCCCCTACCACCGGCGCCGCCGACGGAAGGCATGAAGAGCCGCCAGGCCCTCATCCGCCAGATCGCCGACGAAAACAACTTCACCATCCGCCAGCTCTATCAGTGGATCGCGTCTGCCCGCGGTCACTACACCATCGTCGGAACACCCGAACAGATCGCCGATACGCTGCAGAAATGGTTCGAGAACGAAGCTGCCGACGGCTTCAACATTCTGCCGCCCTGGCTGCCGACGGCGCTCGACGATTTCGTCGATCTGGTCATTCCGGAACTGCAGCGCCGCGGCCTGTTCCGCACGGCCTATGAGGGCAAGACGCTTCGAGAAAACCTCGGCCTGCCTTTCCCGACCAATCGATGGGCTGCAGAACAAGCAGCTCTCCAGGCAGCAGAGTGA
- a CDS encoding IclR family transcriptional regulator, translating into MDAVQDEAAGKRARGLDRAFEILDFLRQKRQALKPNEIAAQIGAPRSSVYELVNLLLQNGILEFTGGEGRVYLGRKLYFLGAAYENHFDFTRECEAALEQLADETRETAQFCMLDGNRYTVVRMREGARPFRISTDVGQSVPIPWTASGRLLVAHLSDQDILNFIPPQDFRLPNGEWLEPQTFIAEVRQAEREGLFTFNSIVDSFTHCFAVPVRGEEGHAAATLCLVTPRDDGIANRDRYLDCLKKAAAGLDHAPTRPKRG; encoded by the coding sequence ATGGATGCAGTTCAGGACGAAGCAGCCGGTAAACGCGCCCGAGGGCTCGACCGCGCCTTCGAGATCCTCGATTTCCTGCGCCAGAAACGGCAGGCCCTGAAGCCGAATGAAATCGCCGCGCAGATCGGCGCGCCGCGCTCATCGGTTTACGAGCTCGTCAACCTGCTGTTGCAGAACGGCATCCTGGAATTCACCGGCGGCGAGGGGCGTGTCTATCTCGGCCGCAAGCTGTATTTCCTCGGCGCAGCCTATGAGAACCATTTCGATTTCACCCGCGAATGCGAGGCGGCGCTGGAACAGCTTGCCGACGAGACGCGGGAAACGGCGCAGTTCTGCATGCTGGATGGAAACAGATACACCGTCGTCCGCATGCGCGAAGGCGCGCGCCCCTTCCGCATTTCGACGGATGTCGGGCAGTCGGTGCCGATCCCGTGGACGGCGTCGGGCCGCCTGCTCGTCGCGCATCTGTCGGATCAGGACATCCTGAACTTCATTCCGCCGCAGGATTTTCGCCTGCCGAACGGCGAATGGCTCGAGCCGCAAACCTTCATCGCCGAAGTGCGCCAGGCCGAGCGTGAAGGTCTCTTCACCTTCAACAGCATCGTCGACAGCTTCACCCACTGTTTTGCCGTACCGGTGCGGGGCGAGGAAGGCCATGCAGCCGCAACGCTCTGCCTCGTCACGCCACGCGACGATGGCATCGCCAACCGGGACCGCTACCTCGACTGCCTGAAGAAGGCCGCCGCCGGCCTCGACCATGCCCCGACCCGGCCAAAACGAGGCTGA
- a CDS encoding ABC transporter substrate-binding protein, whose amino-acid sequence MKNFENGISASLRRHLLAGAAAAAALLVFSAGTASAAANCIKGDRKAPYTIGWANIYSVPTWMKQTEGTITAEVEELKKAGLVKDLMITDAQGNAQTQIQHIQSMIDANVDAIVVIAGSSNALDRVISDACDKGIAVVNFDSLVNTDKVTAKINTDSNEWGATAAKWMVSQLGGKGKIIIMNGPAGISVSDDRRKGAQPVLDANPGLQVITETNTEYNVAPAQEAMTSLLFANPEIDGVLSLGGALSAGSVLAFERQGRDQVPTTGENARQFLELWKEKGLKGWATMQPNWLGALSVYTAVQALEGKDVPAFVKVPLPVIDDSTIGSYLARADKFPADGYIYSDYDKALFDKLLAAK is encoded by the coding sequence ATGAAGAATTTTGAAAACGGCATTTCCGCTTCGCTGCGCCGCCACCTTCTCGCCGGTGCTGCCGCCGCTGCGGCACTCCTCGTCTTTTCGGCCGGCACAGCCTCGGCCGCCGCCAATTGCATCAAGGGTGACAGGAAGGCGCCCTATACGATCGGCTGGGCAAACATCTACTCGGTGCCGACCTGGATGAAGCAGACCGAAGGCACCATCACGGCTGAAGTGGAGGAACTGAAGAAGGCGGGCCTGGTGAAGGACCTGATGATCACGGACGCGCAGGGTAACGCCCAGACGCAGATCCAGCATATCCAGTCGATGATCGACGCCAATGTCGATGCCATCGTGGTGATCGCCGGTTCCTCCAACGCGCTCGACCGCGTCATTTCGGATGCCTGCGACAAGGGCATCGCCGTCGTGAATTTCGACAGCCTTGTCAATACCGACAAGGTGACGGCGAAGATCAACACCGATTCCAACGAATGGGGCGCGACCGCTGCCAAGTGGATGGTCAGCCAGCTCGGCGGCAAGGGCAAGATCATCATCATGAACGGCCCGGCCGGCATTTCGGTGAGCGACGACCGCCGCAAGGGCGCACAACCGGTCCTCGATGCCAATCCCGGTCTCCAGGTGATCACCGAGACGAACACGGAATATAACGTCGCCCCGGCGCAGGAAGCGATGACCAGCCTGCTCTTTGCCAATCCCGAAATCGACGGCGTGCTGTCGCTTGGCGGCGCGCTATCGGCCGGCTCGGTGCTGGCCTTCGAGCGCCAGGGCCGCGACCAGGTGCCGACAACAGGTGAAAACGCCAGGCAGTTCCTGGAACTCTGGAAGGAGAAGGGACTGAAGGGCTGGGCGACCATGCAGCCCAACTGGCTCGGCGCGCTTTCCGTTTACACCGCCGTGCAGGCGCTGGAAGGCAAGGACGTTCCGGCCTTCGTCAAAGTGCCGCTGCCTGTCATCGACGACAGCACGATCGGCAGCTATCTCGCCCGCGCCGACAAGTTCCCGGCTGACGGCTATATCTACTCGGACTACGACAAGGCGCTCTTCGACAAGCTGCTTGCCGCCAAGTAA